TCCCAAAATAGTAGTCCATGGGGTATTGGGCAGCATCTGCTATCCAGGAGTTATGGGTAAGGGCAACCTCCACCCTCTTGGCAATCACCCCAATAAAAACATCTGATATTAGAGGCACACCACCAGCTGCCCTCAGAATCAGCTGCAGGAGTGGGGCTGACAACACAGCCAGTACCATAAGGGGGGGAAGGGACCCCAATCACAAGGTCACTGTACCTCTGACACCTGATGCCTGCTCCTCTTCATGTGGGAAAGGTAAACTCTACTGGATGTGGCCAAGGTACAGATAGGGCACAACAGGATGCACCCTATTGGCACGCTGTAATTCTTTCTCCCCAGTTTTGGCCTTTTCTTGAACCATTTCATCTCTGTTAGGATGTCTCTGTTGCAAATCCTTTTTTCATTTGTCAAGTTCAGCCACAAGCCCGGGGACATTGATGTAGATATCATCCTCAGTCTTGAGGACATAATGAACATTGGGGTAGTACCTGGCTGCCCATGCCAGTCCACTTAAGGTTTTCAGGGTAAGGTTTCAATATGAGTCAGTGAAAACAGCCTGCACCATATCCCCCTCAACTTGTCCTTCCCATTTTAGTACCTCCTTAATGTTTTCCCAACAACTAATCAGGTTCCCCAAGAATAAAGAGTGTCCAGACCAAGTGACTGTGGGTCTCTTGAAGAGTCCCCCAAGAGGTTCCAATAGCATCTCTGCTCTTGATGCTCATGTGCAGTGCTCACTAGATCAGAAGAAAAGATTGGGAACCAGAACTTTTGCAAGCCTCTACATTTGGAATCAATGTTGGGCAAGGAGAATGGGGGGCCCAGTGCAGTTGGAGCTGGCATTGGGGGAATGGAGGATAGCTCCTTCCTTAGCCCAGAGGGACCAAAGATGGAGACACATAAGAATGCTAAAGTTGCCAAGAGGAtgcagaagtcaggaggacatgatgGGAAACATTCAAATTTGATAGTGACCTGAAGAGAGAAATGGTCTGGAGAAGAGTAGAAAGAGTTGGAATACAGGCAGACATCCTTCAAAGatagtcattttattttcaccaTCCCTTCTGAGATGGCCTCATCCCCAACTACCTCTCTGAGTCCCAGCATCCTCCTCCCTAGGTCCTGCTGCTGGAGAGAATAGGGACAGAAGGGAGGAATGGGTATAGGTAATGGATCTGAGGGGGCTGATTGCAGAAGATGGAGAAGAGGGGTGACAGAAGAGAGTTTGGGAAAGCCTGGAGAGAAAGGGGTAGAATGGGATCTGGGGACAAAGGGTAAGGGGTACTAAAAAGCAAGTTTTATGTACCTGATGTCCTAAAATGTTGGCTCCATGATTGTGCACCTGCCTTGTTTCTGATCGTCTCCCTAGCCCCTCTCCtaacttctctccttttccttataCACCCCATTGATCACCTACTAACTACAATCACCCTCTGCCTTGGGACTGCTGAGCTCATTGCCTGGTCCAGCCGGctgtccctcccttctctttccttccacccTCATCTGGGTTTGAATGGTCCTTTCCCATTATCTCCCGCTGAGCTTTCTGTGTCATTCTCCCCAAGGGCCGGCAGTTCAGGGATGGGGTTGTCTCAGCAGCTCCCCGTGCAGCATTCCCATCGGAAAATTActgctccttccctcctccacgCCCCCCCCATCTTCCTCCAGCACTGACACCACTGCCCTTACTTCCCTGAACCTCTCCAGCATTGGGGATCGCTTCCATTCTTTCTCCATCAAGTGGTTGGAACAGGAGTCTGCAGAGTGAGATCATAGTCCTATCCAGGAAAGGTCTAATTGGTTTACTTTTCCTAACAGCCAGATTCCACCAGCCTTAAGGTGCTTTCTGAAATTGTTGAAGGTCAAAAGCGCCCGGGGCAGTACAGGAAGTACCTACCAAGAGCTGGTGGTACCCTAAAATGCCAGAGGCTCTCACAGTCGGGCAAAGGATGTGACCTCTGTACTAGATTAGCTGGGGTGCTCTGGGACATCAGTCAGCAACTCTCAGTTTTCTGCCCCAGTTGAAAACCTAGGGGAGGAATTCCTCTCATCCAATTAACAGGGCACTTTAAAATTCCTCAAATTTGACTAAATTGCTAGAATGCAATTAGCTACCATTAGGAGGCTTTAGGCAGAGATGTCTTGTGAAATTTTGGATGAAAGAGGTGGGAAGAGGGTGAAACTCCTATGACCAGAGCTTTCTGGCTCCATGTTTTAGATAACTCAACTTTTGATTTTGAGTCTTCTTTTCAGCTGTCATggagaaaaagttaataaaagtATCTTACATGAAGCAGGTGCTTGTTGAGATTAAAAACTCTTGCATTTAATGAGGGACAGAAAccatacacatggataattttgatataaACTATTTATTAATGGACAAGGCCAGTGAATGTGTTTACTTCTTCTTGGACACACCCACAGTGCGACCCCTGCGGCCTGTAGTCTTGGTGTGTTGGCCTCTGACACGGAGCCTAAGGGAATAAAAGGGACAAAAATCAGAATGAGTTGGCAGCCAAGAAATCTGATGAGCTAATCTAGGCATTTCAATAACTCACTGTCCTGGAAACTCAACTTTGCCTTGACCTAAAGGACCATATCACCACCTGTTTGTACAAGTAAAATTCAATATGACTAAACTGAATTGTTTCCCTCCCCAAAATCTGTCCTAAACTAAAATCTATACCAATCTTTCCCAAGTCATTCACAAGATTTCAAACCTCAATGATTTACCCTATCTTGTTTACAAATCCCTCCTTTCATATTAGTCACTCTTCATTTCTATACCTACAATTTCTATCCTAGGCTTCTCATTACTCCTCAcctgtataattttttaaaaaatattttatttaaatatttgaattcaaatctttttccTTCTACCTCCACCCCTCCCCACCCCTTATCCCTAGCAATGTGtcacctttatttttatattttttgttctgtgtttttCCCTCTGGAAAATATCCTTGACTGCGGCCAAAATAATCAGACCAGACTGCATTTCCATGACACACTTTTGTTCATAAGTGGTTCTCCTTGCCTACTCAATAAAGTAagcctttaaggtcctttctattTGGAGTGGAAGACAGACAAGAATCCACTTTAGCCTATCCCAAATTGTTGGAGCTACACACTATATTCTTATATGGctatttgtttgtatataatttcAACTTTTCAGACCATCATCTTGTATCTCCAATGTTTCAgcgtagtttttttttaacttagatgGTACTGAGTCACAAGGTACATTTAATAGTTTAATATATCTTCTAAAGATCTAGAATATCCTCAACATCACCATCTAACTCACCCCCAGAAGTGTCGAAGCCCACGATGTGCCCGTATCTTCTTCAGCCGCTCCAGATCTTCACGCAGCTTATTGTCTAGACCGTTGGCCAGAACCTGTATAGATAAACAGAACATTTCTCTACCAGCTCCCCCCCAAGACTGCCCAATTTATGACCTCCCTGCACTGCCTCCTCTGCCTACCTGGCTATATTTTCCATCCTTTACATCCTTCTGTCTGTTAAGAAACCAATCTGGAATCTTGTATTGCCGAGGATTTTGCATGATGGTGATCACACGCTCCACCTGTGATGAAGGAATAATGTATGTAGTACAAGCTCAAAGCTCCCTTCTAAAATGGATGCTCCCTTCACCCACTTCCAGTAATGTCTTACCTCATCTTCAGTGAGCTCACCAGCCCTCTTGGTGAGGTCAATGTCTGCTTTCCTCAGCACTACATGAGCATATCTTCGACCCACACCCTGGAGGAAAAAATAGTATAAGGAGAGACAAGACCATCAAAATCACACAGTAACGAGAAGCATTTGTATAGAGTAACAATTATTTGGATCTGGGAATTTGACTTCCACAAGGATTTTACATCTAGGCAATATCAATTGCTTACTGCCACAATTCTTATGTCTTTGTGGAGGTCAACAATTCTTGGGGAATAAAGTTTTGTCTTTCTAAAGCACTTGTCCGTGCTTTAAAGGACCCCGATCTAGCAATCCTACTAAATCACaaatttgtgttttttccccaaaGCTTTCTTGATAGGTCCTCCCCTTGTATTAACAAGCTTCCATAAAGTTTGGTGCCTAGAAACGTATTCCTGATTTCTGTGTCTGACTAGGGGCAGAGCATATCTCCCCATCCCTGGGATATTATACCTTTCTTAAAGTAACCTaagatcacattagctttttGGGATATCTACCTTTTGGGATCTGTACTTTGAGAATGCAATCTTTCCAGTACTCCTCACTgatatctccccttttccccaaatAGCTTTTACCCCTGTGCAAAGAGAACCTTGGACCACAGTAGGACAAGGACTCGTTAAAAACAGGTACatccaaatacaaaaataatcaaaaccaCCTATTAGCTCCTCACTGTGAGGAGTTATTTCATAACACAATTCACATGCACTCTTACTATAAAATATGGAGCGTTTACTCTTAAAAGTTGCCTCACCCTTTCCAAAGTTTCTTCTACCTCTAATATTACTTTAATGGTCTAATTATTCCTAATACTAATGTTCTGGGCTAACATTGCAAACACATTTCCACCTTttccaagcatttattaactgtgttatCCAAGACAAATGAGACATGGTACCTTGTACCTTTTATGGAAGTTAGGTATTGTAGTTTTCAGGTAGAATGACAGACCTGAAAACAGAAGACCCGAATCCAAATCTAACTTCAAACATTTTACTgttctcagttgcctcatctgtatcTGGGACAACCATCATACAGCGCTGTTATAAAGACTAAATGAGAGAATatctgtaaagtattttgcatcacttcaaatacagagaaaagggcaaagaaaaaagtaaaggtaAGTGCTTATCGTTAGCACAAGTTCTGAAGCATTAtaggatacaaataaaggcaaaaatagtctgCCTTCAAACTAAgtgctcacattctaataggggaagcaACAGGCCAAGTAATTGTACAAGTTATATGCAGAGAGTTGGAAAGGTCCTAGCAATGTATGGGAGAGGATTGGGGAAAAGAGTGAGTAAGACAGGCTGGGAAGGGTctgtgaagagctttgaatggCAAAGTGGGTAGCATTATCAAACCTGTACTTTTAGAAAGATCACTCCTATCTGAGTGGACTGTAATGGATACAATAAACATCAGAATAAACAGTTGTGTCTAGAAGGAAAGGCACATCTACAAAAGATACTGTGAACAATGAAATGACAGAATTTGGTATGTATAGGGCAAGTTTGAGAATTTGAGAATGAGACCGAGGTGGCAAGCATGAGTAACAAGAGGGATAGTGATACTATCAACAGTAACAGGGCAATTTGGGAGAATTGAAGCAaacatgagttaaaaaaaaaaaaaaaaaagatgactttcCCTGCTTATATAGCAggcatctgaagccagatttgtacTTAGGAAGATAAGTCCTGATTGCAAGCCTAGCACAATTTATCCACTAGGCTATCCCCTCTTCACTTTTACAGCCTTTCCATTATTTAAAAGCtatgatcttcattttctttcagtcATCTTCTCCAGGTAAGATGCATTAATTTTCTTCTACAGAAAATTCATGATATCAGATTTTAAAATCCTCAtcacttattctttttctctacaAATTGGCACTGTAGATTTGCCTCTCCCAAAATAAGACttgtataaaacataaatattgcctataattgttattaattatatgcaactttttccaactcattttaatgATGTGAATTTGGCAAAAGTGCCACACACTAGCACATTAACCACCAGTCCAGCCTGCCTCTCTTCCCTGCTTGTGTAGCCTGAATGACCCAAATGAAAACATGATTTGGAAATCTTAATATGTGGCCCCACAGGGATCCT
The Sminthopsis crassicaudata isolate SCR6 chromosome 4, ASM4859323v1, whole genome shotgun sequence genome window above contains:
- the B3GALT4 gene encoding LOW QUALITY PROTEIN: beta-1,3-galactosyltransferase 4 (The sequence of the model RefSeq protein was modified relative to this genomic sequence to represent the inferred CDS: inserted 14 bases in 8 codons; substituted 4 bases at 4 genomic stop codons), which translates into the protein MFPIMSSXLLHPXLATLAFLCVSIFGPSGLRKELSSIPPMPAPTALGPPFSLPNXLIPNVEACKSSGSQSFLLXLVSTAHEHQEXRDAIGTSWGTLQETHSHLVWTLFILGEPDXSCWENIKEVLKWEGQVEGDMVQAVFTDSYXNLTLKTLSGLAWAARYYPNVHYVLKTEDDIYINVPGLVAELDKXKKDLQQRHPNRDEMVQEKAKTGEKELQRANRVHPVVPYLYLGHIQXRVYLSHMKRSRHQVSEVQXPCDWGPFPPLXVLAVLSAPLLQLILRAAGGVPLISDVFIGVIAKRVEVALTHNSWIADAAQYPMDYYFGRLLLTXYHMEPWEMKTTWELGRNSSGNEDKPLWLWLQETFGMLRCWMLKWYF
- the RPS18 gene encoding small ribosomal subunit protein uS13, yielding MSLVIPEKFQHILRVLNTNIDGRRKIAFAITAIKGVGRRYAHVVLRKADIDLTKRAGELTEDEVERVITIMQNPRQYKIPDWFLNRQKDVKDGKYSQVLANGLDNKLREDLERLKKIRAHRGLRHFWGLRVRGQHTKTTGRRGRTVGVSKKK